The following coding sequences lie in one Cyanobacterium sp. Dongsha4 genomic window:
- the cmx8 gene encoding type I-MYXAN CRISPR-associated protein Cmx8 yields MAGKEIIELSYQLAELPSTQHRAGLAGLVLMVQEIENQETLQYYESALLELDNLDEFGVSVKFNLEGLKALFDVTFGAFSEERWSTKKDKKKEYTENEIRQVEKKDKGGKIKTVTEYSYSVVIPHGAFLPYLDESGEDKNGIWIKLWRDMYWSIIRGRDTQRTSFKERCDKNQNLGKYIKDVKEQWNNFSSSNKVAKQSSTYFLGAESFNSENIPIKDTVSYQFLLNFAPFVFQVYRPTTLDKDGKRDFSKDALTYALAIPDIADLKRFCYFFPKLLKQRSNEKLGYSPKESIIDLANESALNFFILEDRIARDIGEQSTKKSILGVEVIHVKPGQKLNFFGFNYLEPITTQTDQYKQIKDSYWCPWFRKQRLTNLLNSIVYSDNQEGKDEEIPPWFGFDDLLSRIPRKWLETNKDYFSHDARILFNQEILNKQGVTEMSKNNTKIRQYSEIVYRVCQSYVRGKLKVKYGLEWDKVKGNPKLEKDYSENKTKIANEAFLAVRSRTEKQAFIDYFVSTLYPFIKKEEFTQFAEDLFNKTDEIRALTLLALSSQFSSTKEDNKSNKNPESNVA; encoded by the coding sequence ATGGCAGGCAAAGAAATTATTGAATTATCCTATCAATTAGCAGAGTTACCCTCAACTCAACATCGGGCAGGTTTAGCAGGTTTAGTTTTGATGGTGCAAGAAATTGAAAATCAGGAAACTTTACAGTATTATGAATCGGCTTTACTAGAATTAGATAACCTCGATGAGTTTGGGGTAAGTGTTAAATTTAATCTCGAAGGTTTAAAAGCATTATTTGATGTAACTTTCGGGGCTTTTAGTGAAGAAAGATGGAGTACCAAAAAGGATAAAAAGAAAGAATATACTGAAAATGAAATCCGTCAAGTAGAAAAAAAAGATAAAGGGGGAAAAATTAAAACAGTTACCGAATATTCTTACTCAGTAGTTATTCCTCACGGTGCTTTTTTACCTTATTTAGATGAATCAGGAGAGGATAAAAACGGCATCTGGATTAAATTATGGCGTGATATGTACTGGAGTATTATTAGAGGTAGAGATACACAGCGTACAAGTTTTAAAGAAAGATGTGATAAAAATCAAAATCTAGGAAAATATATCAAAGATGTAAAAGAACAATGGAATAATTTTTCTAGTTCAAATAAAGTTGCAAAACAATCAAGTACTTATTTTCTTGGGGCAGAAAGTTTTAATTCTGAAAATATCCCTATTAAGGATACTGTGTCATATCAATTTCTCTTAAATTTTGCCCCTTTTGTGTTCCAAGTTTATCGCCCTACTACTCTTGATAAAGACGGAAAAAGAGATTTTAGTAAAGATGCTTTAACTTATGCTTTAGCTATTCCTGATATAGCTGATTTAAAAAGATTTTGCTATTTTTTCCCTAAGTTATTAAAACAAAGAAGTAATGAAAAATTAGGTTACTCTCCTAAAGAATCTATTATTGATTTAGCCAACGAAAGTGCTTTAAATTTCTTTATTTTAGAAGACAGAATAGCGAGAGATATTGGTGAACAATCTACTAAAAAATCTATCCTCGGAGTTGAGGTTATTCATGTAAAGCCAGGGCAAAAACTTAATTTTTTCGGGTTTAATTACCTTGAACCTATTACTACTCAAACCGATCAATATAAGCAAATAAAAGATAGTTATTGGTGTCCTTGGTTTCGTAAACAACGGTTAACTAACCTATTAAATTCTATTGTTTATTCTGATAATCAAGAAGGTAAAGATGAGGAAATTCCGCCTTGGTTTGGCTTTGATGACTTACTAAGTAGAATCCCTCGTAAATGGCTAGAAACCAATAAAGATTATTTTAGCCATGATGCTCGTATTTTATTCAATCAAGAAATTTTAAATAAACAAGGAGTAACTGAAATGTCTAAAAACAATACAAAAATTCGCCAATATTCTGAAATTGTTTATCGAGTATGTCAATCTTATGTAAGGGGAAAATTAAAAGTAAAATATGGTTTAGAATGGGATAAAGTAAAAGGTAATCCTAAATTAGAAAAAGATTATAGTGAGAATAAAACTAAAATAGCTAATGAGGCATTTTTAGCCGTGCGTTCTCGTACAGAAAAACAGGCTTTTATCGATTATTTTGTTTCCACTCTTTATCCCTTTATTAAAAAAGAAGAATTTACTCAATTTGCCGAAGATTTATTCAACAAAACCGATGAAATTAGAGCTTTAACTTTACTTGCTCTTTCTAGTCAATTTTCTAGCACAAAAGAAGATAATAAAAGTAATAAAAATCCTGAATCAAATGTTGCTTAA
- the ltrA gene encoding group II intron reverse transcriptase/maturase, which produces MDSLKYEWNNWNEIDWKTVEIAVFKLQKRIYKASQRGDIKSVHRLQRLLTNSYFGRLWATRRVTQDNQGKKTAGVDGVKSLTPNQRFKLTNNLKLNGKSKPTRRVWIPKSNGEQRPLGIPTMEERAKQALLKLALEPQWESRFEGNSYGFRPAMSCHDAIKAIYNSISQKPKYVLDADIAKCFDKIDHNRLLTKLETYPTLRKQIKAWLKSGVVDKNWSATEKGTPQGGVVSPLLANIALHGMELEIKKFMESVDSLKVFGRRVSKQEKRNSISLIRYADDFVILHHNLDIILECKKVIEGWLKEIGLELKPSKTRISHTLYEYNGHKGFDFLGFNIQQYKVGKNQGGKTGSKNNKKLGFTTLIRPTKEKIKAHIQKVKEIVNKHKSSPQIALIKELNPIIRGWSNYYSAVNSSEIFSYCDHVLYLQLKRWAERRHSTKSKKWVVNKYWHTKENRNWVFATIKEEGMGMELALHADTKIKYHTKVEKGRSIFDGDLIYWSTRIGNYPEMPTSKAKLLKIQKGKCNYCGLNFKDGDMLEIDHIIPKSKGGKDIYKNLQLLHKHCHDDKTSIDGSLNCTHDKGFIREERNEVKVSRSVLKTSVGGDTYA; this is translated from the coding sequence ATGGACTCGTTGAAGTATGAATGGAACAACTGGAACGAAATAGACTGGAAAACAGTCGAAATTGCAGTGTTCAAGTTACAAAAGAGGATTTACAAAGCAAGTCAACGTGGTGATATAAAGTCAGTACACAGACTACAACGTTTACTCACTAACTCTTACTTTGGTAGGTTATGGGCAACCAGAAGGGTAACACAAGACAATCAAGGAAAGAAAACCGCAGGGGTTGATGGAGTCAAATCCTTAACGCCCAATCAAAGGTTTAAACTTACAAATAACCTTAAATTAAACGGTAAAAGCAAACCGACAAGGAGAGTTTGGATACCCAAATCCAACGGGGAGCAAAGACCACTTGGAATACCCACAATGGAAGAAAGAGCAAAACAAGCTCTATTAAAACTAGCCTTAGAACCACAATGGGAAAGTAGATTCGAGGGAAACAGTTATGGCTTCCGTCCAGCAATGTCATGTCATGACGCTATAAAAGCAATATACAACAGTATAAGTCAAAAACCTAAATATGTTCTGGATGCTGATATAGCAAAATGCTTTGACAAAATTGACCATAATAGATTGCTTACAAAACTTGAAACATACCCAACATTAAGGAAACAAATAAAAGCATGGCTAAAGAGCGGAGTAGTTGATAAAAACTGGTCAGCTACTGAGAAAGGAACACCTCAAGGTGGAGTAGTCTCACCACTATTAGCCAACATTGCACTACATGGAATGGAACTAGAAATAAAGAAATTCATGGAAAGTGTGGATAGTCTCAAAGTTTTTGGAAGAAGGGTAAGTAAACAAGAAAAGAGAAATAGTATAAGTCTAATTAGATATGCAGATGATTTTGTAATATTACATCACAACTTAGACATAATTCTCGAATGTAAAAAAGTAATTGAAGGATGGTTAAAGGAAATAGGGTTAGAGCTAAAACCTAGTAAGACTAGAATTTCTCACACCTTATATGAATATAATGGACACAAAGGGTTTGACTTTCTCGGTTTTAACATCCAACAGTATAAAGTTGGAAAGAATCAAGGGGGAAAAACAGGAAGTAAAAACAACAAAAAACTCGGATTCACTACCCTGATAAGACCAACCAAAGAAAAAATCAAAGCCCATATACAAAAGGTAAAAGAAATCGTTAATAAGCACAAAAGTAGTCCACAAATAGCATTAATCAAAGAACTAAATCCAATAATAAGAGGGTGGTCAAACTACTATAGTGCGGTAAACAGTTCTGAAATATTTTCATACTGTGACCACGTTCTATACCTACAATTAAAAAGATGGGCAGAAAGAAGACACTCAACTAAATCGAAAAAATGGGTTGTCAACAAATATTGGCACACCAAAGAAAATAGAAATTGGGTCTTTGCTACGATTAAAGAGGAAGGTATGGGAATGGAGTTAGCATTACACGCTGACACAAAAATTAAATACCATACAAAGGTAGAAAAAGGCAGAAGTATATTTGACGGAGACTTAATCTACTGGAGTACACGCATAGGAAACTATCCTGAAATGCCTACAAGCAAAGCAAAATTGCTAAAAATACAAAAAGGCAAATGTAACTACTGTGGACTGAACTTTAAAGATGGAGATATGTTAGAGATTGACCATATTATTCCAAAATCAAAAGGTGGTAAGGATATATATAAAAATCTACAACTCCTCCATAAACATTGCCATGATGATAAGACATCCATAGATGGGAGTCTGAATTGTACCCATGACAAGGGGTTTATCAGAGAGGAGCGGAATGAGGTGAAAGTCTCACGTTCCGTTCTGAAGACGAGTGTAGGTGGCGACACCTATGCTTAG
- a CDS encoding WYL domain-containing protein, with product MEIYNDGTRLLVTLIYQLFYWYTTVKVKFNAQTAPFIRERKWHPSQEIEEHQDGSLTLSLESSGLNNLKRWILGYGSGAVALEPPELVELVRNEIKKMTNCY from the coding sequence ATGGAAATTTACAACGATGGAACTAGACTCTTGGTCACTCTAATTTACCAACTATTTTATTGGTACACAACAGTCAAAGTTAAATTTAATGCTCAAACCGCCCCTTTTATCAGGGAAAGAAAATGGCATCCTAGCCAAGAAATAGAAGAACATCAAGATGGTTCACTCACTTTAAGTTTAGAATCTTCGGGCTTAAATAATCTCAAACGTTGGATTCTCGGTTATGGCTCTGGTGCTGTGGCTCTTGAACCTCCTGAATTAGTGGAGTTAGTTAGAAACGAAATTAAAAAAATGACTAATTGTTATTAA
- the cas7i gene encoding type I-B CRISPR-associated protein Cas7/Cst2/DevR produces the protein MSKKSLNLFATVLTYPAPAGNYRGESEENRTVLQKIVKDGQKYAVISPESMRNAIRETLIKLEQPHNRTRLNDYSDNEGKSQLAVEFKEYPNADKYADDFLFGYMIAKKEDVKKMKPTPPKRDSILRCNMAVALSPYKYDAIFHQSPLHAKTKNNEKTHWSNADGSALLHREVTHTAFQYPFALCQSDCLEKPDWVKALLEAIAQLNNVAGGHARAYYEFAPRSMVVRLTPKLVAGYNTYGFDEDGNWIELNRLGKKDSDNCDLPADEFYIGGEIIRNMEETQLQELKNMGVTLFKNCEQLLDSVADSFLK, from the coding sequence ATGTCTAAAAAATCACTAAATCTATTCGCTACGGTTTTAACCTATCCTGCCCCTGCTGGTAACTATCGAGGAGAATCAGAGGAAAATCGCACGGTTTTACAGAAAATAGTTAAGGATGGACAAAAATACGCTGTTATTAGTCCTGAATCGATGCGTAATGCTATCCGAGAAACCTTAATAAAATTAGAACAACCTCATAACCGTACTCGATTAAATGACTATTCTGATAATGAGGGAAAAAGTCAATTAGCAGTTGAGTTTAAAGAATATCCAAATGCTGATAAATACGCCGATGATTTCTTATTCGGTTACATGATTGCAAAAAAAGAAGATGTCAAGAAAATGAAACCTACTCCTCCTAAGCGTGATAGTATATTACGTTGCAATATGGCAGTGGCTTTAAGTCCTTATAAATATGATGCTATTTTCCATCAATCTCCCCTTCATGCTAAAACCAAGAATAACGAAAAAACGCATTGGAGTAATGCGGATGGTTCGGCTTTACTGCATCGAGAAGTAACTCATACTGCTTTTCAATATCCTTTTGCATTATGCCAGAGTGATTGTCTCGAAAAACCTGATTGGGTAAAGGCATTATTAGAAGCGATCGCCCAATTAAATAATGTTGCAGGTGGTCACGCTAGAGCATACTATGAATTTGCACCTCGTTCTATGGTCGTCCGTTTAACTCCGAAATTAGTGGCAGGGTATAATACCTATGGTTTTGATGAAGATGGTAACTGGATAGAATTAAATCGGTTAGGAAAGAAAGATAGCGATAATTGTGATTTACCAGCCGATGAGTTTTATATTGGAGGGGAAATTATCCGCAATATGGAAGAAACTCAATTACAGGAATTAAAAAATATGGGTGTCACATTGTTTAAAAATTGTGAACAACTTTTAGATTCAGTGGCTGACAGTTTTCTCAAGTAA
- the cas5 gene encoding CRISPR-associated protein Cas5, whose translation MIFLSFKAPFASFRPFQSGSYRSTTPIPSPSTVYGILLNLAGIELRDDINKSISNNRKDLPSLTFAIALPSGNSEKAVLSQQLHNYPVGNSGKELAEKTYGNKYWIAPVRREVLVNHHFIVGIKKENDLCSRIIQGLNGELEDTRYGLPFAGDNNFLFDSIEIIEKPLARWFYPLEAKTKPNRGVCRLTTWVDREDNTKTSLQVFSPTDFCPEPPDKAWITLPISQ comes from the coding sequence ATGATTTTTCTTTCTTTTAAAGCTCCTTTTGCCAGTTTTCGCCCGTTTCAATCGGGTTCTTACCGTTCTACTACCCCTATTCCTTCTCCTTCTACGGTTTACGGTATCCTCCTAAATTTGGCAGGAATTGAATTACGAGACGATATTAATAAATCTATTTCTAATAATCGGAAAGATTTACCTTCATTAACTTTTGCGATCGCCCTTCCTTCTGGTAATTCAGAAAAAGCGGTTTTATCACAGCAACTTCATAATTATCCTGTGGGAAATTCAGGAAAAGAATTAGCGGAAAAAACCTACGGTAACAAATATTGGATTGCTCCAGTAAGAAGAGAAGTGTTAGTTAATCATCACTTCATCGTAGGCATTAAAAAAGAGAATGATTTATGTAGTCGTATTATTCAAGGATTAAATGGGGAATTAGAAGATACTCGTTATGGTTTACCGTTTGCAGGGGATAATAATTTTTTGTTTGATTCTATTGAAATCATTGAAAAACCTTTAGCACGTTGGTTTTATCCTCTTGAAGCAAAAACAAAACCAAATAGGGGAGTTTGTCGTTTAACGACATGGGTGGATAGGGAAGACAATACCAAAACTAGCTTACAAGTATTTTCTCCTACTGATTTTTGCCCTGAACCTCCTGATAAGGCATGGATTACTCTACCCATCAGTCAGTAA
- a CDS encoding DUF433 domain-containing protein, giving the protein MEMIFTPNEVAALLKLPPKRVYKELEYQIIPSTSYAPRLTFPALIYLFLLKEINFEFSIPFRVSLYQRLVKAWEEKATFFEVAKFLVLQLDQVNEELSGLIKQFNNWKSELITDTNILGGETVFPQSRLSVRRIGNLLNRGETLENILEDYPFLSQEDLKFAQLFVNAYPLQGRPKKDEVFN; this is encoded by the coding sequence ATGGAAATGATCTTCACCCCCAATGAGGTGGCGGCTTTGCTGAAGTTACCACCAAAACGAGTTTATAAAGAATTAGAATATCAAATAATTCCTTCGACATCTTATGCACCCCGTCTCACCTTCCCTGCCTTAATTTATTTATTCTTATTAAAAGAAATTAATTTTGAATTTTCTATTCCCTTTAGAGTTTCTTTATATCAACGTTTAGTTAAAGCGTGGGAAGAAAAAGCGACTTTTTTTGAAGTTGCCAAATTTTTAGTTTTACAATTAGATCAAGTTAATGAAGAATTATCTGGATTAATTAAACAATTTAATAATTGGAAAAGTGAATTAATTACTGATACTAATATTCTAGGGGGAGAAACTGTTTTTCCTCAATCTCGGTTATCAGTCAGAAGAATTGGTAATCTTTTGAACAGAGGAGAAACATTAGAAAATATTTTAGAAGACTATCCTTTTTTATCCCAAGAAGATCTAAAATTTGCTCAATTATTCGTTAATGCTTATCCTCTTCAAGGAAGACCAAAAAAAGATGAAGTTTTTAATTGA
- the cas3 gene encoding CRISPR-associated helicase Cas3': protein MSPKLLAKGKFKGKEELTLEQHLQDTETACLAIFKGRILDNWCRFFKIKNKDQFLLLLRIACLFHDIGKANPEFIKLVLGAKPFKQTFRHEWISAFILHYPTVKEWLIKSSLDLDLEIITASVVGHHLQATPKQKDKIDAFGKPRSLAKELPLYFNHPQIINILERICQITNVEGLPKLPEKWIYGDSFWDSIYSDIIDTAEEFEYEIEEDSNRRALLLAVKAGLIVSDSVASGIYRTQTSEAIEEWVNKTLHSNPITAEEIEEKILQPRYRQIEQKTGNHFELKSFQQEAINLSSRLLLLSACGSGKTLFAYNWAKGVTKNYKIGRVIFLYPTRGTATEGFKDYVSWAPETEASLLTGTANYELRGMTENPTESTQDKDFTTEERLYALGFWHKRFFSATVDQFLSFLTHNYSAICLLPILADSVVIIDEIHSFSRSMFDNLVSFLQHFEIPVLCMTATLPTSRQEELTRRLEKQESGLGLEIYPTSSNRSQLKDLEEAETRPRYQINHTNQEEAKQKAIASYEEGKRILWVVNTVDRCREISEELGNTLNTEILTYHSRFRLKDRKKRHQETVNAFQQTEKSVIAVTTQVCEMSLDLDAEVLITELAPISALVQRFGRSNRHGNFDFSQIWVYEPPKTSPYTKNELESSSNFLSDIVSSNPVSQRLLAEKLQEYSLRERFSDGSSHFITGGYWATAEPFRESDDYSVSGILDEDIQEYIQLTASKNPDVDGLILPIPRKFIIDYPDRPTDLPKYLAIASKNNYCEIRGLG from the coding sequence ATGTCACCGAAACTATTAGCTAAGGGAAAATTTAAAGGAAAAGAAGAATTAACCCTAGAGCAACACCTACAAGATACAGAAACAGCTTGTTTAGCAATATTTAAAGGGCGTATTCTTGATAATTGGTGTCGCTTTTTTAAGATAAAAAATAAAGATCAATTTCTTTTACTTTTGAGGATTGCTTGTTTATTTCATGATATTGGTAAAGCTAACCCTGAGTTTATAAAATTAGTATTGGGAGCGAAACCATTTAAACAAACCTTCCGCCATGAATGGATTAGTGCCTTTATTCTTCATTACCCTACCGTAAAAGAGTGGTTAATAAAAAGTTCATTAGATTTAGACTTAGAAATTATAACTGCTTCTGTTGTGGGGCATCATTTACAAGCAACTCCCAAACAGAAAGATAAAATAGATGCTTTCGGTAAACCCCGAAGTCTAGCTAAAGAATTGCCACTATATTTTAATCATCCTCAAATTATTAATATTTTAGAAAGAATCTGTCAAATCACGAATGTTGAGGGCTTACCAAAACTGCCTGAAAAATGGATATATGGTGATTCTTTTTGGGACAGTATTTATAGTGACATTATAGACACAGCCGAAGAATTTGAGTATGAAATTGAGGAAGATTCAAACCGTAGAGCTTTATTATTGGCGGTAAAAGCAGGATTAATAGTTAGTGATTCGGTAGCTTCTGGTATTTATCGCACCCAAACATCGGAAGCGATCGAAGAGTGGGTTAATAAAACTTTGCATTCCAATCCGATTACTGCTGAGGAAATTGAGGAAAAAATACTGCAACCTCGTTATCGTCAGATAGAACAAAAAACAGGTAATCATTTCGAGCTTAAATCTTTCCAACAGGAAGCAATCAATCTTAGTTCCCGATTATTGTTATTAAGTGCGTGTGGTAGTGGTAAAACCTTATTTGCTTATAATTGGGCAAAAGGAGTTACTAAAAACTATAAAATAGGTAGAGTTATCTTTCTTTATCCTACAAGGGGAACTGCTACAGAGGGATTTAAGGATTATGTCTCATGGGCGCCAGAAACGGAAGCTAGTTTATTAACAGGTACAGCTAACTATGAGTTACGGGGAATGACTGAAAATCCCACTGAATCAACTCAGGATAAGGATTTTACTACGGAAGAAAGATTATATGCGTTAGGATTCTGGCATAAACGTTTTTTCTCTGCTACAGTTGACCAATTTCTATCATTTTTAACCCATAATTACAGTGCTATCTGTTTATTGCCAATACTAGCTGATTCTGTGGTTATTATTGACGAGATTCATAGTTTTTCTCGTTCTATGTTTGATAATCTGGTTAGTTTTTTACAACATTTTGAGATTCCTGTGTTGTGTATGACTGCAACCTTACCAACATCCCGTCAAGAAGAATTAACCCGAAGATTAGAGAAACAAGAATCGGGTTTAGGATTAGAAATTTATCCGACTTCTTCTAATCGCAGTCAACTCAAAGATTTAGAAGAGGCAGAAACTCGCCCTCGTTATCAGATTAATCACACTAATCAAGAAGAAGCAAAGCAAAAAGCGATCGCTTCTTATGAAGAAGGAAAAAGAATCTTATGGGTAGTAAATACAGTAGATAGATGCAGGGAAATTTCGGAAGAATTAGGAAACACTCTAAATACTGAGATATTAACTTATCATAGTCGTTTTCGCCTAAAAGATAGAAAAAAACGCCATCAGGAAACGGTTAACGCTTTCCAGCAGACAGAGAAATCCGTTATTGCTGTTACCACCCAAGTCTGTGAGATGTCCTTAGATTTAGATGCAGAAGTATTAATCACCGAGTTAGCTCCTATATCTGCATTAGTACAAAGGTTCGGACGTTCTAATCGTCATGGTAATTTTGATTTTTCTCAGATATGGGTTTATGAACCTCCTAAGACATCACCCTATACTAAAAATGAATTAGAAAGCAGTAGTAATTTTCTCTCTGATATAGTTTCCTCTAATCCAGTTAGTCAAAGATTATTGGCAGAGAAGTTACAGGAATACTCTTTAAGAGAAAGATTTAGTGATGGTAGCAGTCACTTTATTACAGGGGGTTATTGGGCAACAGCAGAGCCTTTCCGAGAATCTGATGATTATTCCGTTAGCGGCATTTTAGACGAGGATATTCAGGAATATATACAGTTAACTGCGAGTAAAAATCCTGATGTTGATGGGTTGATTTTACCTATTCCCCGTAAATTTATCATTGATTATCCTGATCGTCCTACAGATTTACCCAAATATTTAGCGATCGCTTCTAAAAACAACTATTGTGAAATAAGAGGTTTAGGTTAA
- the cas6 gene encoding type I-MYXAN CRISPR-associated protein Cas6/Cmx6: MTDIINLVFPVMGETLPADHNYRLYATLSKRFPQVHNLQDLSINTISGISDRQGKITLTPHSKLYLRLPVEAIALVYSLAGQTLTIGDCQIKLGNPELQTIKPSYSLKARLVTIKGYTEPMEFLQAAQRQLEKLEIQANIGIPANNKGEPKRLTMKINKTNRSYTIVGFSVVVTDLLEEDSVKLQIQGLGGKRRIGCGVFYPNIRVKKEYQGANKNVTETIS, encoded by the coding sequence ATGACAGATATTATCAATCTGGTTTTTCCCGTCATGGGAGAGACGTTGCCTGCGGATCATAATTATCGGTTGTACGCTACTTTATCTAAGCGTTTTCCTCAAGTTCATAATCTTCAAGATTTAAGTATCAATACTATTTCTGGTATTTCCGATCGTCAGGGTAAAATTACTCTTACGCCTCACTCTAAACTCTATTTAAGATTACCTGTAGAGGCGATCGCCCTTGTCTATTCATTAGCAGGGCAAACCTTAACTATTGGAGATTGCCAAATTAAGTTAGGAAATCCTGAGTTGCAAACCATTAAACCTTCTTATTCTCTGAAGGCAAGATTAGTAACGATTAAAGGTTATACCGAACCGATGGAATTTTTACAGGCGGCACAAAGACAACTAGAAAAATTAGAAATTCAGGCAAATATTGGAATTCCTGCCAATAATAAAGGAGAACCGAAACGGTTAACCATGAAGATAAATAAAACTAACCGTAGCTATACAATAGTTGGTTTTAGTGTCGTAGTCACTGACTTATTAGAGGAAGATTCGGTTAAATTACAAATACAAGGATTAGGGGGAAAAAGACGAATAGGATGCGGTGTATTTTATCCCAATATTCGGGTAAAAAAAGAATATCAAGGAGCGAATAAAAATGTCACCGAAACTATTAGCTAA
- a CDS encoding putative toxin-antitoxin system toxin component, PIN family, which produces MYRIVLDTNILISALISKKATPHILYKTWWEYKLYSLITSTYQIKEFERVVQYPKLQRFLKQDEVQTMISGLYDFAIVVEEIAHVNYSSDPDDNLILGTAIAGEANMLVTGDKKDLLNLRKINNIAILTAKDAVEIMNMRF; this is translated from the coding sequence GTGTACAGAATCGTTCTTGATACAAATATTCTCATCTCGGCTTTAATCAGCAAAAAAGCAACTCCTCATATCCTTTATAAAACATGGTGGGAGTATAAACTTTATAGTTTGATTACTTCAACTTATCAGATCAAGGAATTTGAGAGGGTTGTTCAATACCCAAAACTTCAACGCTTTTTAAAACAAGATGAAGTGCAGACAATGATTAGTGGTTTGTACGATTTTGCCATCGTTGTAGAAGAAATCGCCCATGTTAATTATTCTTCCGATCCTGACGATAATTTAATTTTAGGTACAGCGATCGCTGGTGAAGCAAATATGCTTGTCACAGGTGATAAGAAAGATTTATTAAATCTGAGAAAAATTAATAACATCGCAATTCTTACAGCTAAAGATGCAGTAGAAATAATGAATATGAGATTTTAG
- a CDS encoding ribbon-helix-helix domain-containing protein, translating into MARWSLVISENTDRTVRSYLGAIGAKKGGLSNLVEEAVKRYIFEKTVNSVKERNRDYSEEEIMSVIDEAIKETRVQNRS; encoded by the coding sequence ATGGCTCGTTGGTCATTAGTTATTTCTGAAAATACCGATCGCACTGTGAGATCTTATCTAGGTGCTATTGGTGCTAAAAAAGGAGGATTATCCAATTTAGTGGAAGAAGCAGTAAAGCGTTATATTTTTGAAAAAACCGTCAACAGTGTTAAGGAAAGAAATAGGGATTATTCAGAAGAAGAAATAATGAGTGTAATTGATGAAGCAATCAAGGAGACTCGTGTACAGAATCGTTCTTGA
- a CDS encoding DUF5615 family PIN-like protein: protein MKFLIDEDISPAIARYLCEQFFIDAVAVRDRGLLGKSDRFVLEYAFNEERILVTANIVDFEKFASLLEVHCGMIFFLEGDLLRHEQMELIKNAVTTIQAELKEGKDMINRVLYISHSGTKFFKNIP from the coding sequence ATGAAGTTTTTAATTGATGAGGATATTTCTCCTGCCATCGCCCGTTATTTATGTGAACAGTTTTTTATTGATGCAGTAGCTGTTAGAGATAGGGGATTACTAGGAAAAAGCGATCGTTTTGTTTTGGAATACGCCTTTAATGAGGAGCGAATTTTAGTAACGGCAAATATTGTCGATTTTGAAAAATTTGCTAGTTTATTAGAAGTTCATTGTGGAATGATTTTCTTTCTTGAAGGAGATTTATTACGTCATGAACAAATGGAACTAATAAAAAATGCAGTCACTACAATCCAAGCTGAATTAAAAGAGGGAAAAGACATGATTAATCGAGTCCTTTATATTTCTCATAGTGGGACAAAATTTTTTAAAAATATCCCTTAA